Proteins encoded by one window of Pecten maximus unplaced genomic scaffold, xPecMax1.1, whole genome shotgun sequence:
- the LOC117320860 gene encoding uncharacterized protein LOC117320860, translating to MKGRKVMKVRKGVIEREVMKGRKGVIEREVMKGRKGVIEREVMKGRKGVTCGSMTPRSHSYRLVERGINKGRHSKEGAHRPDQEEKARQKDRFPMPEARFQRKVLTLLAEIRDMHSHRVLEDDGKISRLQQMDSLEKLEGFEKEIDEPTKKKAVKDYISRIRGVDANSHVKQELSLKGCDGKNESLREEEQACLWKNNSMPNNHWYV from the exons ATGAAAGGGAGAAAAGTGATGAAAGTGAGAAAAGGAGTTATAGAGAGAGAAGTGATGAAAGGGAGAAAAGGAGTTATAGAGAGAGAAGTGATGAAAGGGAGAAAAGGAGTTATAGAGAGAGAAGTGATGAAAGGGAGAAAAGGAGTTACTTGTGGAAGTATGACTCCAAGAAGTCATAGTTATAGATTAGTAGAGAGGGGAATCAACAAAGGAAGGCATTCAAAGGAAGGTGCTCACAGACCTGATCAGGAAGAAAAAGCTAGACAAAAAGACAGATTTCCAATGCCTGAAGCTA GATTTCAACGCAAGGTACTAACATTGTTAGCAGAGATTAGAGACATGCACAGCCATCGGGTCCTGGAGGATGATGGTAAAATATCTCGCCTGCAACAAATGGATTCATTAGAGAAACTGGAAGGATTTGAGAAGGAGATTGATGAGCCCACAAAGAAGAAGGCTGTG aaGGACTATATATCTAGGATCAGAGGGGTTGACGCCAACAGCCatgtaaaacaagag CTGTCCCTCAAAGGCTGTGATGGCAAAAATGAATCTTTGCGGGAAGAAGAACAAGCTTGCCTTTGGAAAAACAACTCTATGCCAAATAATCACTGGTATGTATAG